Below is a window of Perca fluviatilis chromosome 6, GENO_Pfluv_1.0, whole genome shotgun sequence DNA.
TGCGCTCCATCCAAATATGTCCATATTTATGTAAATATCCTTATGCGCTCCATCCAAATATGTCCGTATTTATGTAAATATCTTTATGCGCTCCATccaaatatgtatttatgttaaTATCGTTGATCCATCCAGGTGCagggctagaaggggggcatGGGGTGGCACCGCCCGACCCTGAAATATGGTCCCCGCCCCCCTCCATTAGATCAGGAGTACTggcacttggctgcctgttctgccaatcttcccagcccttgtcacatgaccaattaatgtttccatggtGACTATCATAAATTCTGctaccatggaaccagcactggaattgtttaaaaaataaattaaataaagtggcagactgagcctatagaaaaCGTGCATTGTAGTCAGATAAAcactttgtttaaaatgaaaacaagtgaaatgaataatgaatgtgatgttttattcagcagaattacattgtgttgttctatcctatcaaatatttcctatatttctaagcagactTTCTTTTCGTGACTGATTATTAGTCCACCCTGTGCCACCCTACTTAAATCCATCCTAACAAATACTGTACAACACCAGTTGTTTTTGCGCCTCGTCAGGCTTCTTCTACAACATCATTCGTGTGCCTCCTCCTGGGGAGAAAGCAACGGAGGACTCCGCAGACCTGGATGGAGCCAAAGTGATCTGCTCCATCCGTGCAGCTGAACCCAGGAAGCCTTCCTATTTCCACAGCTTTGGTGAGACACACACTACAGTATAACAAACACCTTCTTCACAGTAAGTAGTCTTGCATGCTGGATGTATACTGAAGTGGAATTACAGTAATGAGTTCTATGAGAGATTTAGTTTTTCCGACCTGCACTGACAGGGTGAGTCTATCCTTCACTAAAAGAGAGCGTCTCAGTTTTCCTCCTGCTCTTATTAATTACTAATTTGAATTCTAGTCTCTCCCTGCTTCTTTTAGGACAAtcacagctcctttgtctttctgcTCAGCTTTCACTATCTCTTTCTTTCCATAACTCTGCCATTGACTCACACACAAAAGTACACACTTTCTCTTACACTCTGTGTCTGTTAAATCCGATAAAAAGACACATAATCAACTTTTGACTGTAGTTTTTGTCTTATTAATTTCCTTTAGACAGACCAGCGCATTGCAGTAGTTGAGCCTGCCAGACATGGAAGCATGTACAAGTTTTGACAGCAAGTCCCTGATCCTTATGATATTTTGAATGTGGTAGTAGTGTTATTGATTTAATGTGACTACTGAAACTTAGGTCAGAATCCAGGATAATGCTGATATTTCCAACTGGATTTGTACTCTTCTTTAACAGCCTTGACGTCTTTCTTAATTTTCATTGAAGAATTATGGCGAATAAAAGAAAAGTAATACTAGTTACACTGGCCACATAGCACACCTGTATGAACATGATTGGATGTTACTAGTCAGGTGTTTTTCAAGCAGTTGATGACGAAACCGCTGATAGTGAAGCATTAAACTGATGCAAATCAGCTAATGCAAGCACGACTCCGTTGCTCTGCCCGATCTTACACAATGTTGCTCCGTGTGGTTGTTGCACTGCGCCAGTTCCCTGATAATATCTCAGTCTATATTTCCTGCAGACCACCCTTGCTCTGCCAGACTGTCTGGCACCAAGAAATCTCGCAAGCGATGGAACATACGGTTATACAAGGCAACACATAATTACTTCTGGCAGTAGAGCTACAGTAGATGGGGGGTATGTTTAACCCCCATGTCATGTGTTTATCTGCTAGCACAATAATTTTGGTGGGGCTGGGGCAAGAAATATTTAGGTTGCAAAGTGATGGGGCAAAAGTGCAGTAGCAGTGTGCTTCTGCAAAAGGGATTCATTGTTATTTTTGCAAACCCTCCATTACTGGTCCAATTAAACAACATGGGGCCACTTGGAAACTCATTTTCAGTTAGCATACAGACATAATGCCCTACCAGTTATTTTCCAAATTTGGTTCACACCTGAAATCATGTTGGCAGGTAACATAGCTTTGCAATAATTGTCCCATGAATGACCCATTTCATATGTGTTTATGAAAATATTCATGGGGCGTATCAGTGGGGCGACAACAAACGATGAACTGTGACATGAAACTAGTCTACAGAATCAGCATTTTCACTGTAGAAAGTGAGCTTTCCATGTCTTTTTACTATAGAGCAGGgcgaggtgctatataaatactgttaaAGTTTAAAAACGCTCAATCCACTTGGAACTGCTCACAGCTTTTATTCAGAATCTGAACCTTTAAATGAGCTGTCAGGACTTCTGTactgttgtgatgtcacaaaaaTACTACAGTATAAAGTGCCGCtatttacagtcattccccggctgcaatgacggtgcatAGACTCCGAGAGCGCAGACGTGGAAGACCCAAATACGCTGACCATTCATAGCAGtctgggctttttcaggaggggatcttaaagagacaggtgctaaaagacagagggtgaatccaggtaaattcagacagacagtatgagaaaaaaacaaatatgtaaacatgttctagtagaaacccaaaacacaagtatgcacctgaaaatgagcatgatatggaaCCTTTAAATGTGTCATCCCACCATGACACAGcattacaattatttatgaaaattaTGAAAATATGATGAATACGATCTGTCAGTCGTGTGTTTTTTGAATGCATACATTTCGCCCCGTGTGTGCCCTCCCTCTCCAGTCATGTCGGAGAACTACATTGTGTTCATCGAGCAGCCGATCAAGCTGGACCTGCTCAAGTTCATGCTGTACAGAATCCAGGGAAAGAGCTTTCATAAAGTCATGACCTGGGAGCCTCAGTATGAAACCATCTTCCACTTGGTCGACCGCCACACTGGCAAGGTGGGTTAGTTTACTGCACAgcagcagacacacataaaaAGTGCGAGGTAGGATACGCACACACCCGTTTGCTGAATAGTCACAACAGAAAAGGAAAGCTGCGAGCTAATCTGTTCATGCATGGCGGCGCTttttccttatttattttgatgaaGTCACACTCTGATGGTGTAGCCTTTTCTCATACATTGTTACTCTCAATTTTCACATCTCATTACACAGCATACCCATTAAGCATACAATAGCAAACCTTCGTAATGTGAAGGTACAACACAGCAACAGCAGCGCCAGGGAATGCACTTGTTCTCGAATGTTCAAACCAACACAGAAACTCCTTATTTGTACAAAAGCCATAATAAATCTGTGTTATTTTATGAATAAGTTCCTGATTGCTTGCGCTGACTGGTTCAACAGCAGAGTGAGGTGAAGTACCGTGCAGCACCCATGTTCACACTGCATCAGATCAATGCTTTTGAAGAGGACGGGTTCTTGGTCATGGACATGTGCTGTGGGGACGATGGTGAGGTCATTGGAGACTTCACATTGGAGAATCTCCGCAGAGGACCGGGAGAAGAAATGGACAAGGTTAATGCATCCAGCTTGACTCTGAATCATAATGAAAAAGCACACATAATCAAAGAGTGCCTGGCATACTAATGTTTTATTAGTTTGTCGTCAGTGAGCAGCTCAGATTGAAGGTCTGGCTTTTACTAAACGGTTTCAACTGAAGAAATATTCAACTACCAAAAAATAGACATGTGCAATAAGCTTTTGAAATCTCTGCCATTTCAAATGTGGTGAAGTCTATTACTTTAATCAAAACATACTTACCTAAAAAATAATATCAAGATTCCTCCAAAAAATATAACTGCCatgtacattttttatgttgtgtcagtgttttgtttctgttttgggCTCTGATTCTCCCTGAGGTTGAGTTGCACCTTTCAGTCAAAGGAGCCACGCTCACAGTTTTTCATGTCTGTCTGATTTCGTTTGGCAGTTTTACAACTCGTTGTGCAGAAACCTCCCAAGGAGATATGTCTTGCCCCTGACTGTGGACGAACAAACTCGTTTGGACCAAAACCTTGTCACTCTGCATAAATATACAGCCACAGCAAAGAAGACCAACCCGAGAGAGGTAGGATAAAACCGTCATTGTGTATACAAGGTAATATGCTTAACTTAACATAACACTCAATCTGGTTTTCCtagaataaagtaaaaaatggGCCCTATGATCATGATAAATGCCGCCGATTCACTCCCACATGCAATTATCCAGCATGAAGAGACACTAAAGGTACTTCAAGGATAGTGCTTTCATGACTTACAGCAGATAACATGATGTTGAAATGGGAGTAATTGTCATTTAatagcttacacacacacacacacacacacacacacacacacacacacacacacacacacacacacagtaaatgcAGTTGACTGAATGTGTTCTCTGGTTTCGAGTTGgttgtcatttttcagtcaaCTTCGTGCCTGTCCAACAGTTTCTTATGGCAGAATAATGCGGAAACGTTGaaagaaaatgtgatgttttagttGTCATGACTACCTGAGTGACACTGACCTCAGTTCTTGGTGAGAGTGGTGTTATGTACATGTAAAAGCTGCTGGCTAccacaatatgttttttttttttttgcaataaatatatttcaaagtaaaattaaaagaaattgaTTTATCTTAATTCAAGTTAGAGATGAATGCCTGGGATTTACTTTACGTGTTTTAGAGAATAATGCAGTATTGAGTCCAGCCTTCAAATGTGTACGGTAAATCAGGTCTGTTGGTGTGCATTAACTGGCTACATTTTGGGCTAAAATGTAAAAgttgcactgaaagtaaaatcCTCACTTCCTCCTGTGACCCGTGCAGGTTTACATGACCCACGAGGAACTTCACGATGACGAGCTGCTGCAATACGGCGGCCTTGAGTTCCCTCAGATCAACTATAACCAGTACAATGGCAGACCGTACCGCTACTTCTACTCCTGTGGCTTTGGACACGTCTTCGCTGATTCCCTGCTCAAAATGGATGTCCACACAAAGGAGCTTAAGGTTTCTATCAATCAAAGACTTCTTAGGGAGGAAGTCATTCTTAACTGTTCACATCAAAGTTATTTCTACTGCTGCTTCGAGGCTGGGAGTTGGTTTTATAACATGAAACGGCTCCGAGTGAAGCGGATGCTTATGTAATCTTCCCATTCTAGGTGTGGCGTTATCCCGGCTTGTACCCGTCTGAGCCTGTCTTTGTTGCATCGCCCAAAGCTACCGAGGAAGATGATGGAGTGGTCTTGTCAGTCATCGTCACACCCAGAGAAGTGAGTTAAGAAGTactacaaaaacaacacaaaaataatcagaagagcagcagcagacatcGGTAACTTGAATTGTGACAATATCCATTTGACTAGATTGTAACAGTGCACTTTGACACAGTGCTTTGAGAGatacaaagaaaaaagatgCAAAATTCACAGTTTTCAAAGCAGACTTTGTATATGAGTTTGTGCAgcacattctcatgaacgggttcgtatgatatgCTACGGAATCACttacacacattaacagttgtatGGCTGTATATTTACATTGCCGTAATCGTAGATAGATTATTGTGGTTTGGGAGCAAAACACCGGTCAcacccttaagtagtactcccgggaCACGAACACACGCTCCTGGGTAAACGTGTTGTGTTTTCCCTGGGACACGAACTCCGCTCCCCcacttgaaagtcctgtgttttaggaATTATAGTACAATACTTTTCATAGCTACAGTATACactaggggtgcatgatatatcgagTCAATATCGTTATCACAATATCATGTTATGCAATATTATATCTAAAGTGTCGCAAACAAAAATGATGGCGCCAGTAGCATGCAGCGAACTTACAGGCTCTAAATTAAATATTACACACAATTCATAAAACCTTCAAATAAACTACCATGGCACCATCTTAGAGTAGAATGGAAATGCttgcatatttaaaacatattattgCATACTTACACACCCAAAACACCAAAGTGCGAAGACATAGAggaccagacgcaagcttttattttgaaaagtagaagccCGACGGCACCAGACAggaggctccaggctgcagccgtaCAGTCTTGCAAATTAAACCAACCAtctaacaaattaaacaagtttttaTGAAGGTTtatttgaaataaaccttgtgttgtaagaaaacttgtttaatttgttatgaatctattttgatgcgttttcccataacgtttgtaattttacatatgtttaaaaatatcgaaattaatattgatattgctatattcataatcgatatcgcaatatcacattttgtcaatatcatgCAACCctactatatacagtacatactggcAATCTGGAAGTTCTGCGAATGCCAGTTGGGCCGATTTGGGCTTCtggaaaaatgaaagaaatgcgTCAACACTGGCGTATCACACTAGTTTGACAAAAATATGCAAGACTGtacggctgcagcctggagcctccTGTCTGGTGCCGTCGggcttctacttttcaaaataaaagcttgcgtctggtccTCTATGTCTTCGCACTTTGGTGTTTTGGGTGTGTAAGTATGcaataatatgttttaaatatgcaaGCATTTCCATTCTACTCTAAGATGGTGCCATGGTAGTTTATTTGAAAGTTTTCTGAATTGTGTGTAATATTTAATTTAGAGCCTGTAAGTTCGCTGCATGCTACTGGTGCCATGATCTCACGTGAGCCTGGTCTGAAATTGGGCCGGTAAGGGACAGAATTGCCAGGGCCGAATTTTTGTCCCAGTCTGCCCCTGGCTATAtgtatgtacgaatggttcacaAGAACAGCCTGTTTTGTGTGACCTGATCATACATAAATCTCACAGTCTGGTACTTTCACTACAATTCTAGTGAAGAGGGTGTTCTGTGACCTTGTTCTTGACATAAAATATTGCATCCCTCTTGTTTCCAGGAGAAAAGTACTTTCCTACTCGTTCTGGATGCCAAGACCTTCACTGAGCTGGGAAGAGCAGAGGTCCCTGTCACTATCCCGTTCGGGACCCACGGCGTGTTTAACGAGATGGGCTAGCTGCGCCACGGTTTGCAGCTCTGCAGATAATTGATGAAATTGAACCAGTAACCAGCCACTTTATCTACAGTATAGAATATCTCTGTTGATGTCATTGCCTGTAAAATTCCTTTAACTGTGAAAGAAATAAAGAGCTGGGAAAAAAACGGCAGACTTTTTTGTTTGTGCCTCCTTGATAGGAATATGCATGTCCCCACTGTGTGCTGCCATTACAGTCAGGAAGATGGCAATCTTTTGGAGACTAACAAGACAGAAAGCCCAGCATGGCATCAGCGCACTGATAATGTTTGTCCTCTAAGTGTTCTTATATGCTCTTATAAGATTTTGAAACAGCCTCTAGATAATGCATGAGTCCCATACAGATGGTGCTTACCTGGAAGGACTAATAATTTACGTTGAAAACATTTTCGAAAAACGAAACAAAGCATGAAAGTCAATACAAacattgaaataaaatccattcccccaccttttttttctgttgaaaCCCAGAATGTTTTTGCATCATCACGCCACTGGAAACGCTATACTCCCAGTGAGAACAGAACAGCACTTAGGATACATAAAAATGCATCAGAGTAAATTCAATTTCTGTCAAAGTAATGTGATAGAAATGGACAACGTCTGAAATGCCAGGGAAACAAATGGACCTAACTGGTCGAACGTCTCCAGAGAGTCTAGCAGAGGTCACATCAGAAATGTGCTGCCGTTTGTATTCGCTCAAAACAACCCAAAACAAAGTCGACGTACTGTACACGAAGAAACTGACACGCAGGACCTTGTGTGTGGAACGAGAGCAGTTCCGCTGTTTCATTTAACTGTGAGCCGAACAGAACAGTGTAGAGCAAAACACACAGACCCTACCCAGCATTTAAAGAAGCCTACAGCTGCACTTGTCACTCCACCGTCTCCACAATTGAGTTTACTGATGCTTATTCCATCGGCTATTTCCCCTCTCGCATTGATCAGAACAGATTGATTTGAACTGACTCTGGGCTCTGCACCTGATACACGCGCTAATGGCTGTGTGAAAGCTCAGAGGTTTCAAAAATATTATGCcccatgtattttttttgggccttttttttatatttcaaaagAGACTTTCAGTCAAGAGTTACAGTGGAGAAGTTTTAAAGATATTTTGCGACAGCAAGTTCCAACCGTTAATAATTCATGACCGTACAGTACACACAGGCAGAGGTTTCGTCTTTAGCTTCTCTTATTACACTGAACTGAATAAAACAGGATGGAATAGAGCTACAGTATACTGTTCATAATTTCGTTTAATGTAATTGATTTAATACTGGGAATTAACAACACATGTTCCTTGCTTCAACTAGGGCTGTGTCTTCTACTT
It encodes the following:
- the bco2l gene encoding beta-carotene 15, 15-dioxygenase 2, like, with protein sequence MSKTAEPQTHSVPSRQRCPQAKGLESIEPLVRSVEETPDPIPTTVTGTIPSWINGSFLRNGPGKFEFGKDRYTHWFDGMAMMHRFHICEGNITYSSRFLRSDSYISNSEKNRIVVSEFGTLAMPDPCKNIFARFFSRFQVPKATDNASVNFVKYKGDYYVSTETNYMRRVDPQSLETKEKVDWSQYIAVNSATAHPHYDREGATYNMGNSYGKSGFFYNIIRVPPPGEKATEDSADLDGAKVICSIRAAEPRKPSYFHSFVMSENYIVFIEQPIKLDLLKFMLYRIQGKSFHKVMTWEPQYETIFHLVDRHTGKQSEVKYRAAPMFTLHQINAFEEDGFLVMDMCCGDDGEVIGDFTLENLRRGPGEEMDKFYNSLCRNLPRRYVLPLTVDEQTRLDQNLVTLHKYTATAKKTNPREVYMTHEELHDDELLQYGGLEFPQINYNQYNGRPYRYFYSCGFGHVFADSLLKMDVHTKELKVWRYPGLYPSEPVFVASPKATEEDDGVVLSVIVTPREEKSTFLLVLDAKTFTELGRAEVPVTIPFGTHGVFNEMG